A genome region from Crossiella equi includes the following:
- a CDS encoding CYTH and CHAD domain-containing protein — protein sequence MATETREIERKYEAETPLALPDLDGLPGVAALLGPDELALDATYFDTPDRRLLAEGITLRRRTGGDDAGWHLKLPLGPDTREELRVPLGRAVRKVPTALASLVRAHARGQALEPVGRLRTARSRWQLVDVDGGVLAEVVLDTVTAQTLGEHPTEDSWQEAEVELVGGDLALLSTVDERFTAAGARRSASKSKIGKLLGTAPRTPFHRGGKVGKKSSAIAVVLDYLREQAQALVANDVLVRRDRPDSVHQMRVATRRLRSALRTYGRIVDREHTRELGEELKWLAAELGVARDTEVMHERLVAHIEATPLELLLGPVRARVDGHYNHAWAQARKNVLAALDGQRYLDLLCRLEHVLREPPPTRLATRPARDVLPEQVARAYRKVAKAVAEAASKQGEEQEEALHEVRKAAKRLRYANEAVQGVFGKDAAKLGKAAKRLQTLLGHHQDAVVARTELRELGVQAHLAGENGFSYGLFLGRDEARSEQARAEVPELWREASKSKLRRWLA from the coding sequence ATGGCGACGGAGACACGGGAGATCGAACGCAAGTACGAGGCCGAGACACCCCTTGCCCTGCCCGACCTGGACGGGCTGCCCGGGGTGGCCGCGCTGCTCGGGCCGGACGAGCTCGCACTGGACGCCACCTACTTCGACACGCCGGACCGGCGGCTGCTCGCCGAGGGCATCACACTGCGCCGCCGCACCGGCGGGGACGACGCGGGCTGGCACCTGAAACTGCCCCTGGGCCCGGACACCCGCGAGGAGCTGCGGGTACCGCTGGGCCGGGCCGTGCGCAAGGTGCCCACCGCGCTCGCCTCGCTGGTGCGCGCGCACGCCCGGGGGCAGGCGCTGGAACCGGTCGGGCGGCTCAGGACCGCGCGCTCACGGTGGCAGCTCGTCGACGTCGACGGGGGAGTGCTCGCCGAGGTCGTGCTGGACACCGTGACGGCGCAGACCCTGGGCGAGCACCCCACCGAGGACAGCTGGCAGGAGGCCGAGGTCGAGCTGGTGGGCGGCGACCTCGCGCTACTGTCCACTGTGGACGAACGGTTCACCGCGGCGGGCGCCCGCCGCAGCGCCAGCAAGTCCAAGATCGGCAAGCTGCTCGGCACCGCGCCGCGCACGCCGTTCCACCGCGGTGGCAAGGTCGGCAAGAAGTCCTCGGCGATCGCGGTGGTGCTGGACTACCTGCGCGAGCAGGCGCAGGCCCTGGTGGCCAACGACGTCCTGGTGCGGCGCGACCGGCCGGACTCGGTGCACCAGATGCGGGTGGCCACGCGTCGGCTGCGCAGCGCGCTGCGCACGTACGGCCGGATCGTCGACCGCGAGCACACGCGCGAGCTGGGCGAGGAGCTGAAGTGGCTGGCCGCCGAGCTGGGCGTGGCCAGGGACACCGAGGTGATGCACGAGCGCCTGGTCGCGCACATCGAGGCCACCCCGCTGGAGCTGCTGCTCGGGCCCGTGCGCGCCCGCGTGGACGGGCACTACAACCACGCGTGGGCGCAGGCGCGCAAGAACGTGCTGGCGGCGCTGGACGGTCAGCGCTACCTCGACCTGCTGTGCCGCCTGGAGCACGTGCTGCGGGAGCCCCCGCCCACGCGCCTGGCCACCCGCCCGGCCCGCGACGTGCTGCCGGAGCAGGTCGCCCGGGCCTACCGCAAGGTGGCCAAGGCGGTGGCGGAGGCGGCGAGCAAGCAGGGTGAGGAGCAGGAGGAGGCCCTGCACGAGGTGCGCAAGGCCGCCAAACGCCTCCGCTACGCGAACGAGGCGGTCCAGGGCGTGTTCGGCAAGGACGCGGCCAAGCTCGGCAAGGCGGCCAAACGACTGCAGACACTGCTCGGCCACCACCAGGACGCGGTGGTCGCGCGCACCGAGCTGCGTGAGCTGGGCGTGCAGGCGCACCTCGCCGGGGAGAACGGGTTCAGCTACGGCTTGTTCCTCGGCCGGGACGAGGCCCGGTCGGAACAGGCGAGGGCGGAAGTACCGGAGTTGTGGCGAGAGGCAAGCAAATCCAAGTTGCGTCGCTGGCTGGCCTGA
- a CDS encoding SRPBCC family protein produces MTEMTGTRTIELTRLVPAPRARVYRAWTEAALFSRWFGTDPERTTLDARPGGRWRGVMVYEGQEMTFSGEFVDLAEPARVVLTLTDNPDGPHALATVELTEEGEGTRLRFTQSGELPKDGVQAATEGWEHFLAGLAEVVTATDS; encoded by the coding sequence ATGACAGAGATGACCGGCACCCGCACCATCGAGCTCACCCGCCTCGTGCCCGCACCCCGGGCCCGCGTCTACCGGGCGTGGACCGAGGCCGCCCTGTTCAGCCGCTGGTTCGGCACCGACCCCGAGCGCACCACCCTGGACGCCCGTCCGGGTGGCCGCTGGCGAGGGGTCATGGTCTACGAGGGCCAGGAGATGACCTTCTCCGGCGAGTTCGTCGACCTGGCCGAGCCCGCCCGCGTGGTGCTCACCCTGACCGACAACCCGGACGGCCCGCACGCGCTGGCCACCGTCGAGCTGACCGAGGAGGGCGAGGGCACCCGGCTCCGCTTCACCCAGTCCGGCGAGCTGCCCAAGGACGGCGTGCAGGCCGCGACCGAGGGCTGGGAGCACTTCCTGGCGGGGCTGGCGGAGGTGGTGACCGCCACGGACAGCTGA